One segment of Mycobacterium spongiae DNA contains the following:
- a CDS encoding TIGR03617 family F420-dependent LLM class oxidoreductase, producing MIIPQPLGQMGDLARRTQTAGFSGLLFTEAGRTAYLNAAVASQAAPNLDLSTGVAVAFPRSPFVTAATAWELQEATGGRFRLGLGTQVRTHVVRRYGVAFDRPGPRLRDYVLAVKACFSAFRTGALDHHGEFYDLDFMTPQWSPGPIATPDPKVDIAAVNPWMLRMAGEVADGVHVHPIGEPGYLTRHVVPNVAAGAAKAGRSPADVAVIVPAMTITGDSDEERDREREVVRASLAFYGSTPNYAFIWDEAGFEGTTARIRERQKAGDFAGMAAQITDEHIAAFATESTWDGLADALSAKYGQIATRLVLYNALGDGERFERYGEVARRMQQR from the coding sequence ATGATCATTCCGCAACCGCTAGGTCAGATGGGTGACCTGGCCAGGCGCACCCAGACCGCGGGGTTCTCGGGCCTGCTGTTCACCGAAGCCGGGCGTACGGCATATCTGAATGCCGCCGTAGCATCGCAAGCCGCGCCGAACCTCGATCTGTCCACCGGGGTCGCCGTGGCATTCCCACGCAGTCCCTTCGTGACGGCGGCTACCGCGTGGGAGCTCCAGGAAGCGACCGGCGGGAGGTTTCGGCTCGGCCTCGGCACCCAGGTACGCACCCACGTGGTGCGCCGATACGGTGTGGCCTTCGACCGCCCCGGTCCGCGGCTGCGCGACTACGTGCTCGCCGTGAAGGCGTGCTTCAGCGCTTTCCGAACGGGGGCGCTCGACCACCATGGTGAGTTCTATGACCTCGACTTCATGACTCCACAGTGGAGCCCCGGACCCATTGCCACACCCGATCCCAAGGTCGATATTGCCGCGGTGAACCCCTGGATGCTGCGGATGGCCGGCGAAGTGGCCGACGGAGTGCACGTCCATCCCATCGGCGAGCCCGGCTATCTCACCCGCCACGTCGTACCCAACGTCGCCGCAGGCGCGGCGAAAGCGGGCCGTTCACCGGCAGACGTCGCCGTCATCGTGCCGGCGATGACCATCACGGGCGACAGCGACGAGGAGCGCGATCGCGAACGCGAGGTTGTCCGAGCGAGTTTGGCCTTCTACGGAAGCACGCCCAACTATGCGTTCATCTGGGATGAGGCCGGGTTTGAGGGGACAACCGCGCGTATTCGGGAGCGGCAGAAGGCCGGTGACTTCGCCGGCATGGCGGCCCAGATCACCGACGAGCACATCGCCGCCTTTGCCACGGAGTCGACCTGGGACGGGTTGGCGGACGCGCTGTCCGCCAAGTACGGCCAAATCGCGACGCGCCTGGTGCTGTACAACGCCCTCGGCGACGGCGAGCGCTTCGAGCGCTATGGCGAGGTCGCCCGCCGGATGCAGCAACGATAG
- a CDS encoding nitroreductase family protein: MTQPELQPSEHDAYPTEKSRRSVLWSVKLRLQFTGWLQYLVTANVAVAFLVVAAVGWLVGAWPVFLFWLPLAIGLLLLTIAAFDVITVKWGLRPRERLPNRMDDLDTFDLIRSRRSCHSFQSRDLTVTDRAELMAAVSKYTRHDSLIGTSPIRFEYVAAPLTVWPGVGAHEFLVAIAPRSYDRLALIDVGRNLQKVVLDATRIGVATCWIGPGADQSSVIKHLGDRFDPDQDHVVCICAVGYRSRFKPLSIRVAEWVGHRRLPLESLFFADPQLQVPLAVDIAPFSSFGRCYEVCQWSPSSYNAQTTRSAAVAEPDGTRQKVARFDFYTTTTSRFYAPVALGIWCANWETGCEALSIPGHFAVLPLPPDSRGNGDTLELPQYGVSWIADPTEVM; the protein is encoded by the coding sequence ATGACTCAGCCAGAACTGCAACCAAGCGAACACGACGCATACCCGACCGAGAAGTCGCGGCGCTCGGTGTTGTGGAGTGTGAAGCTCAGGCTGCAGTTCACGGGCTGGCTTCAGTACCTCGTCACAGCAAACGTCGCGGTCGCGTTCTTGGTTGTCGCCGCTGTTGGATGGCTGGTCGGAGCCTGGCCGGTGTTTCTGTTCTGGCTGCCGCTAGCGATAGGTCTGCTGTTACTGACCATCGCGGCCTTCGACGTCATCACCGTGAAATGGGGATTACGCCCCCGCGAGCGGCTGCCAAACCGCATGGATGACCTCGACACCTTTGACCTGATCCGCTCGCGACGCTCTTGCCACTCCTTCCAGAGCCGTGATCTCACAGTGACCGACCGCGCCGAATTGATGGCCGCGGTTAGCAAGTACACGAGGCACGACAGTCTGATCGGTACCAGCCCGATTCGTTTCGAGTACGTCGCAGCTCCGTTGACGGTATGGCCAGGGGTCGGCGCGCACGAGTTCCTCGTCGCGATAGCACCGCGAAGCTACGACCGCCTAGCGCTCATCGACGTCGGCCGCAATCTCCAAAAGGTGGTGCTAGACGCCACCCGAATTGGGGTAGCCACTTGTTGGATCGGCCCCGGCGCCGACCAGAGCAGCGTCATCAAACACCTGGGTGACCGATTCGATCCCGATCAGGATCACGTGGTCTGCATTTGTGCAGTGGGATACCGGTCACGCTTCAAGCCCCTATCGATCCGCGTGGCGGAGTGGGTAGGGCATCGCCGTTTGCCGCTGGAGTCGCTCTTCTTCGCCGATCCACAGCTTCAGGTGCCGCTTGCGGTCGACATCGCACCGTTTTCGTCATTTGGTCGTTGCTATGAGGTCTGCCAGTGGTCGCCCTCGTCGTACAACGCCCAAACCACCCGATCCGCGGCTGTGGCAGAACCGGATGGAACCAGGCAGAAGGTAGCGCGATTCGACTTCTATACCACCACCACGTCGCGGTTCTATGCGCCTGTGGCACTGGGAATCTGGTGTGCGAACTGGGAAACTGGCTGCGAAGCACTCAGCATCCCAGGGCATTTCGCGGTCCTACCCCTACCACCCGATAGCCGTGGCAATGGCGATACATTGGAACTGCCCCAATACGGCGTCAGCTGGATCGCCGACCCAACAGAAGTAATGTAG
- a CDS encoding bifunctional adenosylcobinamide kinase/adenosylcobinamide-phosphate guanylyltransferase, whose protein sequence is MRILVTGGVRSGKSTHAEALLADATEVAYIAAGRPADGSDPDWDSRVARHRARRPSTWLTIETADVAAVLSARQGPVLVDCLGTWLTALMDREALWDAGTADVYAAVDGQLERLCEALTGLSDAIVVTNEVGFGVVPAHRSGVLFRDLLGTINQRVAAVCDEVHLVIAGRVLRL, encoded by the coding sequence ATGCGGATACTGGTCACCGGCGGCGTCCGCTCCGGAAAGTCCACGCACGCTGAAGCACTGTTGGCCGACGCCACCGAAGTTGCGTACATCGCTGCGGGCCGTCCCGCCGATGGCAGCGATCCCGACTGGGATTCCCGCGTCGCACGGCATCGCGCCCGTCGCCCATCGACCTGGCTGACGATTGAAACCGCAGACGTCGCAGCGGTTTTGTCGGCGAGGCAGGGTCCGGTCCTGGTGGACTGCCTGGGCACCTGGCTGACGGCCCTGATGGACCGCGAGGCATTGTGGGATGCTGGCACCGCTGACGTCTATGCCGCTGTGGACGGTCAGCTCGAAAGGCTGTGCGAGGCGCTGACCGGGCTGTCCGATGCGATCGTGGTGACAAATGAGGTCGGCTTCGGTGTGGTACCCGCTCATCGTTCGGGCGTGCTGTTTCGGGATTTGCTCGGCACCATCAACCAACGCGTGGCAGCTGTCTGCGACGAGGTACACCTGGTCATCGCTGGGCGGGTGCTCAGGCTGTGA
- a CDS encoding fructose bisphosphate aldolase: MPHQSQAERMTSGRGFVAALDQSGGSTPKALRLYGIGDGAYSSEKEMFDLIHQMRSRIVTSPAFTGDRIVAAILFEQTMDRHIDGRPATAYLWDTKGVVPILKIDKGLAEASNEVQLMKPIPGLDDLLRRAVSNGVFGTKERSVIGGANAEGIAAVVAQQFEVARQVLSHDLVPILEPEVSISISDKAQAEDILREEITTQLETVPEGQRVMLKLSLPTKANHYQPLVAHPKVMRVLALSGGYSREQAVELLAENTGVIASFSRALTEGLAVDQSDEQFNATLDNAIQSIFDASVAG; encoded by the coding sequence ATGCCCCATCAGAGCCAAGCAGAGCGCATGACATCGGGCAGAGGATTTGTTGCAGCGCTGGATCAGAGCGGCGGTTCCACCCCAAAGGCGCTGCGCCTGTACGGCATCGGGGATGGTGCCTACTCGTCTGAGAAGGAGATGTTCGACCTCATTCACCAGATGCGGTCGCGAATCGTCACCTCCCCGGCGTTCACCGGGGATCGGATCGTGGCGGCGATCCTCTTCGAGCAGACCATGGACCGCCACATCGATGGCAGACCGGCTACGGCATATTTGTGGGACACCAAGGGCGTGGTGCCGATCCTCAAGATCGACAAGGGCCTTGCCGAGGCATCCAACGAGGTGCAACTGATGAAGCCGATACCAGGCCTGGACGACCTGCTGCGGCGCGCGGTGAGCAACGGGGTCTTCGGAACCAAGGAGCGCTCGGTCATCGGTGGTGCCAACGCCGAGGGCATCGCAGCGGTGGTCGCCCAGCAATTCGAGGTGGCGCGTCAGGTGCTGTCGCACGACCTGGTGCCCATCCTCGAACCCGAGGTCAGCATTTCGATCTCCGACAAAGCGCAGGCCGAAGATATCTTGCGTGAGGAAATCACCACGCAGCTCGAGACTGTGCCGGAGGGCCAGCGGGTGATGCTCAAGCTGAGTCTGCCGACCAAGGCTAATCACTACCAGCCCCTGGTTGCCCATCCGAAGGTTATGCGGGTGCTGGCGCTCTCGGGAGGCTACTCCCGCGAACAGGCTGTCGAGCTGCTGGCCGAAAACACCGGGGTGATCGCCAGCTTCAGCCGAGCCCTGACCGAAGGGCTTGCGGTCGACCAGTCCGACGAGCAGTTCAACGCCACATTGGACAATGCCATCCAGTCGATCTTCGACGCCTCGGTCGCCGGATGA
- a CDS encoding nuclear transport factor 2 family protein: MSVALLREMFDRMVVAKDAELIEHYYDPDLVMCSNGLSQTFGEFRDAHRELYATPIAYAVEYDEDAWVEAPDKVAGRVWITTSRPDEQPTRIEVVLIASYRNGRIHRIWETTWPSWRDIAALEDY; this comes from the coding sequence GTGTCGGTTGCGCTGCTTCGTGAGATGTTCGATCGGATGGTTGTCGCGAAGGATGCCGAGCTGATCGAGCACTACTACGACCCCGACTTGGTGATGTGTTCCAACGGGCTCAGCCAGACTTTCGGCGAATTCCGCGACGCGCACCGCGAGCTCTACGCCACGCCGATCGCTTACGCGGTCGAGTATGACGAGGACGCGTGGGTGGAGGCACCGGACAAGGTCGCTGGTCGGGTGTGGATCACGACATCTCGACCCGACGAGCAGCCGACTCGGATCGAGGTCGTGCTCATCGCGAGCTACCGTAACGGCCGAATACACCGGATCTGGGAGACGACCTGGCCAAGTTGGCGAGACATCGCCGCATTGGAAGATTACTGA